The genome window GGGCCGGTCGCTTCGACGCCAAAGGAATGCGCATGCGGCAACGCCCACGCGCACAGCTCCCGGCGCGTCGAGACATCACCGCACAGCTCGATCAGCTTGGCCGCAAGCGCCGATGCATCGCCCGGCGGCACCAGCAGCCTTTCCCCGGGACCGGTCAGCACGGTGCGATAGCCCTCGTTGGCGGCGGCCACCGGCAGGGTCCCGGCCGCCATCGCCTCGATCAGGACAAGCCCGAAGCTCTCCCCGTAGAGAGACGACGCGACAAGAAGATCCGCCTCCGCGACAAGCCGGCGCGCCCTGTCCGCATCGGGGGTCACGACCAGGCGAATTCGCGCGCCGCCCGCGCCCGCCATCGCCTCCCGGACCAGGCCTTCCTGAGGCCCTCCGCCGGCGATGGTCAATCGGGCATCGGGCAGGCGGTCCGCGACCTCCGGCCAGGCCGCGAGCAGCACGCCAAGTCCCTTGCGGGCTTCGAAACGACCGAGAAAGACAAACTCCGCGCCGACCCCGCCTTCCGCCTTCATCGCACCGGCGTCCTGCCAGGACGCCAGGTCGATGGCGGGCGGCAGGACATGCGCCGCAACGCCGGAATCCTGCGGGCGCAAATGCGCAAGCGGCGTTGCCGAGGGAACGATGACCGCCCGCGAGTGCGTCAGGAAATGCCGTCCCGCACGACCGAGCGCCCGCGCGGCAAGTCCTCCGCTCTTGTCTTCAGGGAGCGTTGCATGGAAGGTGGTGACCGTGGGCAGTTTCAGGTCCCGCCAGACCTGCCAGGCCATCAGCGGCGTCCACGGCGTGTGCAGATGAACGAGGTCCGCCCCCCAGTCCCGCAGTGAGGCAACGAGTTGCTGACGTTCGCGCCGGCGCGCAAAGCTGATCTCGAAGCCCGTGCCGAACAGGCGCGCCTTGACGGCCCGTCCGCAGTGATCGATGCCCGCAAGGGAGGCCCCTTGCACAGGATGAGGGGCAACGATACGCACGTCGTGACCGGCTCGCGCAAGCCAGGCGGAAAGATCGCGGACATGAGCCTGCACGCCGCCGGGCCGGGCAAGGTCATACGGGCAGATCTGGACGATCTTCATCGCTCGCGCATCATCCATCATGCCGGGCAAGCGTCGCGACCAGACCCTCGACGACATCGGCAAGCGCATAGACGAGCAGGAAGACGATCAGCCAGGTCAAGGTGCCGCTCCACCAGGCAAGCAGCAACGCCGGCGGGATCGCACCGCTCAGCCCGGCAAAGAACAAAAAGACAACATCCAGAGGACCGGGCACCCGCTCGCCTGCCGGCCCGGCAGTCGCGGCGACGCCCGCACCGGCATCGCGCACGACCCTGGCATAGAGCCGGATCCAAGCGGCCGCGCAACCAACCGCCGTCCAGACTGTACCGCTGTCGAGAATCCGGTCGGCCAATAGCCCGATGCTGGCATAAAGCAAGCCCCATTGCGCCATGTCGACCAGGAAATCGAGCGTTCCGCCAAGCTTCGAGGTGCGCCCCGTGCAACGCGCAAGTCCCCCGTCGACACAATCGAGGATCTGAAACACAATCGCGACACATCCCACCCCGAGCGCGGCCTGATCCACCGGGAGCGCAAGCGCGAGCACGGGCATGGAAAGAGCTAACAGCAGGGACGAGACCGTGACCGCGGTCGGTGAAACCGGCAAGCGCGCGAGAAGCCAGATGAGAGGAAAACTCCAGACGCGATAAAACACCATCACGGCCCAGTCTCCCCGCAACTCCGCCCTGCGCTTGTCCCTGCCATAGTCCTGAACGACCCTGGCAAAGCTCGGGACACCGTTCGATCCGTTGTTGCTCACCTGCCCTCTCTTGCCCCGCTGCCGGGCCTCGCCTATGACTGGATCGACTTATCATATTCTGGCGGTTCCATGGTTGACATCACTGCAATTTTTCTCGCGGCGGGGCGCGGCGTGCGCATGGGTGAACGTGGACGCATGACGCCCAAGGGGCTGCTGTCGATCGGCCCGGCAAGCTTTGTCGAGGATGCGGTTGCCACCTTGCGGGCGCACGGCCTTTCGTCGATACGCATTGTCACCGGGCATCTGGCGGACCACTACAAGACACTTGCGCGCGAGCGGCTGCCCGACGCGGAACTGCGCCACAACCCCGATTTTGCCGACAAGGGATCCCTTCACAGTCTTCTTGTCGGCTTGAAGGGGGAAGCCGGGCCCTGCCTGTTGCTGGAATCCGACCTCGTCTTCGAGCCACGTGCGGTGGAAGCCGTGATCGCCGATCCGGCGCGCGCCTCCCTGCTGGTCTCGGGCCCGACCGGCGCCGGCGACGAGGTCTACGTCTGGGCGGACGATCGTGCGGGCAAGGCCTGCCTGAAGGACATGTCGAAAGACGCGGCGCGCTGGCCGACCCCTCATCACGGCGAGTTGGTCGGCCTGACCTATCTGACGGCCGACGCGGTGACGCGTCTCAACACGATCGGACCCGGCATGGTCGCGCAGGATCCGATGTCGGACTATGAAAGCGGGATCGTTGCGCTTGCCGGCACCGAACCCGTGATCTGCCCGAAGATCGACGATCTCGCCTGGGCCGAAGTCGACAACGAGACCATGCTGGCGCGCGCGGCGGAGCTCGTCTATCCACGCATCGCCGCGGCACGCAAAACCCACCCGCTAATGGGGACGTGACAGCGCCACCTGTGCGGCAAAAGTTCCAACCAGTGCGAAAACAAGGGCGATCCAGCTGCTGGTGAAGCCTGACAGGGCGCCAATTTCGCCCATCGCCCAGGACACCTTCGTAACCACGAGCGCGAAGTAGCCGCAAAGTGCCAGCCCCACGATCCGCGCCGGCGAAACGATCCGGCCGGATCCGGCAATCGGAGCCAGGCTGGCACCGAGCAGCGCATAGGCCCCCGGCAGGAAAAACGCCACGACACGCCGCCACAGGGCCGCGTCGACATCCGGCCCTTTCAGCGGATTGTCGTCTGCTGCTAGCCGCTCGAGGGGGGCTTGCGGAAGGTAGAACGCCGGGATCCCGAAATAGGTCAGCGTTTCCGGGAGCACGTCAAGGCGCACATCGAGCGTTGCGTAGCGTGAAATCAGATAAAGCGGATGCTCTGCATAGGCGTCCGGATCGGCTTCGCGATCCGGCTCTCCCCTCTCCCCGCCGGGTAGATTTGCCCACAGATCCACATCATGGAACCGCCAGAAGCCCGGCTGGCCGGACGGCTCGGCCTTGCGCGCAACAAGAACATCGCGCAGATCGCCGGACACAACGCCACGATAAAGCTCCACGTCGCGCAACTCCGGTTCGTCGGTACGCACGACCCTGGCCCTCAACACATTGCCATTGACCACCAGCCAGCGCTTGTCCGAAAGCGCCCCTTTGGAAAACCGCGCGCCATAAGCGCCAAGCTGAAGTTCGGCCTGGGCGAACACGGCGGACGGGCGCCACCAGCGCTCCAGCCCCCCCTGAAGCGCACCGCTCAGACAGGCGAAGGCGGCAACCACCAAAAGCGTCTGGCGGGGCGACCATCCCGCAGCCGCCATGATCGTCGTTTCCCGGTTGAACAGGCGGTAGAGTTCCGCGGCAAACAGCCCGATGAAGCAGGCCACGGGAAACAATCGGGTGACAATATCCACCGCCCGATACCCGAGATAAGCAGCGAGCAATGCGCTCCCGGAACGACCGAGATCATCGGCACGTGCAAGGACACCCTCAAGGGTCTGGGCGAGATCGATCGCCCAGGCGATGATCAGGAACATCAGCATGACAAGGCCGGTCACCTTCAGGTAAAGCGCAAGCGCGCGGCGCCCGGCAATGCCGAAAATCGCGGCACGCGACCTGACGATTTCCGGCCGCCCCTCCCCGCCTTGCGCTTGCGCTGCCTGCATGGTCATGCCCGTTCGTTCACCGGACGCAGCAGCGAGGCCGATCTCACGCCGATGACCGACGTCAGCACGAGCGCCAGACCGAGACCGATAGCCGCACCGAACGCGGCCATCGCGACAGGGCGGATCACGGCAATCTCGCCAAGCAGGGAACGCAGCCCGACATCGAGCACCAGCAGACCCGCACACGCGAGCGGCATGGCAAAATACCCGACAAGGCGGGCTGAGGCGAAGGAGCAGGCAAGCAGGGCAAGGAGCGGCGCGATAAATGCGGCGATGGCTCGTGCAAAGCGTTCGCCGGCAATCCGTCGCGCGGTCTGGCCAGTCTGGGTTTTTGCCGAGGCCGGATCAAGCGCCTCGAAAAAAGTCCATTCCTGTGCCACCGCGCCGCGCACCGCATGATGCAGGATGTTTGTCAGGCTGACGGGAATGGAAACATTTTCCACCTTCACCCGCGGGAGCACGGGCACGTCGTCCAGGTCCGTTCCACTGAGCGAGGACAGATTGGCGCCCCGTCCCCCGCGCAAAACGCTACCGGTCCGCGGCTTCGACCCGACGCGCACGAAGTCATAGGCAATCACGCGGCCCAGACCCAGGCTGTAGTTCCCTTCTGCATCGGGGCCGTCGAGCTGCCAGTTGCCCGCCTGGGTCACACGCCAGCTTCCCTCCTCGCCCGGCTGATGGACGAACAGGCTTTCATGTGGCGGAGCAACGGACGCATCGCTCAAGGCCGCAAAGGTCTTGCCGCGGATCGTCTCGATCAGCGTGCCCTCGCTCGGCTCGGTAATGCGGCGGAAGAGAAGATCGCTCTTCAAGGTGAAAATCACGGAGCGGGTGAGGTTCCTTGCAAGCGGATCGACAAAGCCGGACACTCCAAGGCTCGCCCCGAAAGCGCAAACGCCAAGCACCAGCGCGACCTTGAGCGGCAATGCAGGAGACACCCCCGCAGCCGAAAGAGCGACCATCTCGCGCTCCTCGCGCGCTGCGACAAACGCGAAATACCCTCCGATGACGCAAGCAAGGGCAAGGGCAAAGTCGAAGATTTCTGGAGTGGAAAGCAACAGGATCGACACGGCCGAAATGACGTCGCCGCCATTTCCTAGCACCTGCTCAAGAATGCCGGTGAGTTCTTCCGCCAGAAACACAACCTCGATGGTGGCCAGGACGATGGCGACCTTCGCGACCACCCGCATCATCAGCGATCGATTGGAGATCGACCAGCCGATCATCACACGCCACCAGACGGCGACCGCACCGCGGGGCCGCCGCCGCGTCGGCGTTGTTCGTGAATGCGTCGCGGCATCGCGCCAGTTTCCGTTTCGTGCTAGATCACCGGGCGAACCGGTTCGCCCGGACAATATTTCCACCCGCGTCGGCTGCCAAGTCCGTCACGCCGTGATTCCCTCACGTCATCATAGGCCGCAGCCCATGCGACGTCTTGCCCATATCCTTGCGCTTTCCTTCGGCGCCGGTCTGTCCCCGGTCTGGCCGGGAACCGTCGGCGCGGCTGTCGGGATCCTCTTCGCGGCGGCTCTCCTGCCGCTTGCGCCGGTGCTGCAGGCCGTGGTTCTGGCCGCCCTGCTCGCGCTCGGCATCTGGGCGTCGGCCATCGTCGCCGCCGACACCGGCGAGGAAGACCCCCAGATCGTTGTCATTGACGAGAGCTTCGGCGCAGCCGCAGTGGTGCTCGCGCTTCCCGCCGAACCGCTGTGGTGGATCGCGGGCTTCATCGCCTTTCGCGCCTTCGACATCCTCAAGCCCTGGCCGGTCAACTGGGTGCAGGACAGCGTGCCGGGGGGCGCCGGCATTATGCTGGACGACGCCGCCGCCTCGGTTTTCACGCTGATCGTTCTTTTGCCGATTGTTTACTTCATTCCCTCCCCGTGAGGTCAGCCGGAAAGGCTCGCGACCACGATGAGGGCGGGACCGGCAATCAGCCAGGCATCAACAATATCGAGTGCACCGCCCTGGCGCGGCAGAACCGCCGGATAGTCTTTGACGCCCGACGCCCGCTTCAACCGCGACCCGGCAAGGTCGCCGACCACGGCGGCCGCTGCGATGATCGCCGCAACCAGCAATGACGCGGCAAGGTTCCAGTCGAAGATCAAAGGCCCGACGAGACCGGCCGTCAGCGCGAGCATCGCCCCACCGGCGGCGAGCCCCTCGATCGTCTTGCGCGGGCTGAGCACCGGGAAAGCCGGCCGCCGGCCAAACAGCTTTCCGCCGAGCAGCGCATAGCTGTCGTAGGTCTCCACCAGCAAAAACGCGAGCAGCAACAGTCCGGAGTTTGCGCCATCACGTGCCGCCGCCACGAAAAAAACGAGCGGCACAGCGGGAAAGACCAGCACCTCCAGAGCGATTGCGAGAGGCTGATCCGGGTCTGACAAGCCGCGCCGGACCAAACTGGCGCCGGCCATCAGCACCGCCCCAACCCCGGCAAGGACCAGAAACGGTGCCTGCGCCGCCACGGTCCCGGCCAGCGCCAGCGCCACACCCGCAGCCAGAGGAAGCAGCCGGATCCGCAAGACGCTTCCTTGCCTTTCCCGAGCCGGAGCACGGCGCCGGAACGCCACTTGCGTCGCCTCGAAACCGACCCTGATCGCAAGGACGGCGAGCGCAAGGTCGAGGATCAGGCCGCCCCCGACAAAGGGCAGCACCGCAACGGCAACGATAACGACTTCCGTTGCAAAAACCGGCCAGATCTGCCGTGACTTTTCAGCGGTCGCGGGGATCACACTGGCAAGAGCCAAGGCAAGTCCGCCCAGCGCCAGCCCGGCGGCCACTGTCATTGCAACCGGCATCATCGGGACGGGGGTCAGAAAAAACGTTGATACGGTCATTCAGCGGTCGTGCTTTCTCGCGATCCGCGTCTGATAGTATCGCAGCAGCGGCGAGAGGAGACTGTGACCATGCGCGAGCAGGCGCATCTGCGCGCCCGGTGCGACCAGAAAACGTCGGCGGCTTGCGCCTGTGACGATCTGCGCGGCAACCCTGTCCGCCGACCACAGCCCCCCCCCGGCTGTGATTTCCTTGGTCGCGGCCGGCTTGCTGCGGCTTTCCTCGACAAGCTGGGGCGTATCGGTGTCCGGCGGATAGGCAAGAGTTACGTGAATGCCAAGCGGCGCAAGCTCGACCCGCAGTACCTCGGCCAGCCCGCGCATCGCGAATTTCGACGGCGCATAGGCGCCGTATCCGTAGATTCCGAAAAAGGCGGCTCCCGACGAGACAAAGACCAGATGGCCATGTCCGGTTGCGGCCATCACGGGCGCGATCGCATGCGCGACATGCAGCGCACCGAAATAATTGGTGCGCATCTGGTCCAGGTGATCGCCAAGAGGCTGCTCGACAAACCGGCCGGGGCGCGCGATACCCGCATTGAGCACGACCCACAATGGCGGCCCCATCTCCGCCACAAGCGCATCCAGGGAATGGGAAACAGACCCTGCATCCCCGACATCAGTGGGATAGCAGTTCACCTGCGCGTCCCGAGCCTGCTCAAGAACGAGCCGGCGTGTCTCCTCCAGATTGTCGATCCCGCGCGCCAGAAGCGCAAGGTCGAAGCCGTCGCGCGCAAGCCGTATCGCGAGAGCCCGCCCGATCCCGCTGCTGCCCCCGGTGATCAGCGCCACGGGCCGGCGCGGTTGCTGCGTCCTGCCCGCGGCACCCATGGCCTCAAGCCTCCGTTTCGCCCGCGAAAGCCAGAAGACGGGCATAGCCTTCCGCGTCCTCGAACTGCACCGGCGGATGCTTGAACACGAAAGCGCTTGCATCCTCCACCGGACCGGAAAGCCCCTTGTCCCGCGCGATTGCCGCGCAACGGATGGCGATCAGCGCCATGGCCGCGGCATTCGGTGAATCCTCGACCTCCAGACGCATTTCCACATGCGTGCGCACGCCGCCGAACAACCGTCCCTCCAACCGGACATAGGCGACCTTGCGGTCCTCCAGCCAGGGCACGTAATCCGACGGGCCGATGCGGATCTCGTTTTCCGACAGCCGCGAATTCATCGCCGTCTGC of Stappia sp. ES.058 contains these proteins:
- a CDS encoding glycosyltransferase family 4 protein, whose amino-acid sequence is MMDDARAMKIVQICPYDLARPGGVQAHVRDLSAWLARAGHDVRIVAPHPVQGASLAGIDHCGRAVKARLFGTGFEISFARRRERQQLVASLRDWGADLVHLHTPWTPLMAWQVWRDLKLPTVTTFHATLPEDKSGGLAARALGRAGRHFLTHSRAVIVPSATPLAHLRPQDSGVAAHVLPPAIDLASWQDAGAMKAEGGVGAEFVFLGRFEARKGLGVLLAAWPEVADRLPDARLTIAGGGPQEGLVREAMAGAGGARIRLVVTPDADRARRLVAEADLLVASSLYGESFGLVLIEAMAAGTLPVAAANEGYRTVLTGPGERLLVPPGDASALAAKLIELCGDVSTRRELCAWALPHAHSFGVEATGPAFVEIYRNALRP
- a CDS encoding CDP-alcohol phosphatidyltransferase family protein, producing MSNNGSNGVPSFARVVQDYGRDKRRAELRGDWAVMVFYRVWSFPLIWLLARLPVSPTAVTVSSLLLALSMPVLALALPVDQAALGVGCVAIVFQILDCVDGGLARCTGRTSKLGGTLDFLVDMAQWGLLYASIGLLADRILDSGTVWTAVGCAAAWIRLYARVVRDAGAGVAATAGPAGERVPGPLDVVFLFFAGLSGAIPPALLLAWWSGTLTWLIVFLLVYALADVVEGLVATLARHDG
- a CDS encoding phosphocholine cytidylyltransferase family protein yields the protein MVDITAIFLAAGRGVRMGERGRMTPKGLLSIGPASFVEDAVATLRAHGLSSIRIVTGHLADHYKTLARERLPDAELRHNPDFADKGSLHSLLVGLKGEAGPCLLLESDLVFEPRAVEAVIADPARASLLVSGPTGAGDEVYVWADDRAGKACLKDMSKDAARWPTPHHGELVGLTYLTADAVTRLNTIGPGMVAQDPMSDYESGIVALAGTEPVICPKIDDLAWAEVDNETMLARAAELVYPRIAAARKTHPLMGT
- a CDS encoding LptF/LptG family permease, translated to MTMQAAQAQGGEGRPEIVRSRAAIFGIAGRRALALYLKVTGLVMLMFLIIAWAIDLAQTLEGVLARADDLGRSGSALLAAYLGYRAVDIVTRLFPVACFIGLFAAELYRLFNRETTIMAAAGWSPRQTLLVVAAFACLSGALQGGLERWWRPSAVFAQAELQLGAYGARFSKGALSDKRWLVVNGNVLRARVVRTDEPELRDVELYRGVVSGDLRDVLVARKAEPSGQPGFWRFHDVDLWANLPGGERGEPDREADPDAYAEHPLYLISRYATLDVRLDVLPETLTYFGIPAFYLPQAPLERLAADDNPLKGPDVDAALWRRVVAFFLPGAYALLGASLAPIAGSGRIVSPARIVGLALCGYFALVVTKVSWAMGEIGALSGFTSSWIALVFALVGTFAAQVALSRPH
- a CDS encoding LptF/LptG family permease, with product MIGWSISNRSLMMRVVAKVAIVLATIEVVFLAEELTGILEQVLGNGGDVISAVSILLLSTPEIFDFALALACVIGGYFAFVAAREEREMVALSAAGVSPALPLKVALVLGVCAFGASLGVSGFVDPLARNLTRSVIFTLKSDLLFRRITEPSEGTLIETIRGKTFAALSDASVAPPHESLFVHQPGEEGSWRVTQAGNWQLDGPDAEGNYSLGLGRVIAYDFVRVGSKPRTGSVLRGGRGANLSSLSGTDLDDVPVLPRVKVENVSIPVSLTNILHHAVRGAVAQEWTFFEALDPASAKTQTGQTARRIAGERFARAIAAFIAPLLALLACSFASARLVGYFAMPLACAGLLVLDVGLRSLLGEIAVIRPVAMAAFGAAIGLGLALVLTSVIGVRSASLLRPVNERA
- a CDS encoding phosphatidylglycerophosphatase A, producing MRRLAHILALSFGAGLSPVWPGTVGAAVGILFAAALLPLAPVLQAVVLAALLALGIWASAIVAADTGEEDPQIVVIDESFGAAAVVLALPAEPLWWIAGFIAFRAFDILKPWPVNWVQDSVPGGAGIMLDDAAASVFTLIVLLPIVYFIPSP
- a CDS encoding phosphatidate cytidylyltransferase is translated as MTVSTFFLTPVPMMPVAMTVAAGLALGGLALALASVIPATAEKSRQIWPVFATEVVIVAVAVLPFVGGGLILDLALAVLAIRVGFEATQVAFRRRAPARERQGSVLRIRLLPLAAGVALALAGTVAAQAPFLVLAGVGAVLMAGASLVRRGLSDPDQPLAIALEVLVFPAVPLVFFVAAARDGANSGLLLLAFLLVETYDSYALLGGKLFGRRPAFPVLSPRKTIEGLAAGGAMLALTAGLVGPLIFDWNLAASLLVAAIIAAAAVVGDLAGSRLKRASGVKDYPAVLPRQGGALDIVDAWLIAGPALIVVASLSG
- a CDS encoding SDR family oxidoreductase produces the protein MGAAGRTQQPRRPVALITGGSSGIGRALAIRLARDGFDLALLARGIDNLEETRRLVLEQARDAQVNCYPTDVGDAGSVSHSLDALVAEMGPPLWVVLNAGIARPGRFVEQPLGDHLDQMRTNYFGALHVAHAIAPVMAATGHGHLVFVSSGAAFFGIYGYGAYAPSKFAMRGLAEVLRVELAPLGIHVTLAYPPDTDTPQLVEESRSKPAATKEITAGGGLWSADRVAAQIVTGASRRRFLVAPGAQMRLLAHGHSLLSPLLRYYQTRIARKHDR